One Tepidimicrobium xylanilyticum DNA window includes the following coding sequences:
- the thrB gene encoding homoserine kinase, protein MIRVKVPATSANIGPGFDALGIALNLHNSFSFEEIPEGLEIIGCDDRYKNKNNLVYISMLKTLDKIGYKVKGIKITMDTNIPVSRGLGSSAACILGGVMGANGLAGNPLSKDEILNIATEMEGHPDNIAPALYGGMVVSVMEMGKVYFDKVNVAKGIKFVALVPDFSISTKKARNVLPTAVPYDDAVYNVGRVSILISALSNGRFDLLEYAVEDRLHQSYRGKLIPYFKDIIHVSKRLGAYGTYLSGAGPTIVGIIDNDNSNYTMGIKDYFNSIGLDWDIKELKLDLTGAVIERIK, encoded by the coding sequence ATGATTAGGGTAAAGGTACCTGCTACGAGTGCCAATATAGGACCTGGATTTGACGCATTAGGTATTGCCTTAAATCTACATAATTCCTTTAGTTTTGAAGAAATCCCTGAGGGACTAGAGATTATTGGATGTGATGATAGATATAAAAATAAGAATAATTTGGTCTATATCTCTATGTTAAAAACCCTCGATAAAATAGGATATAAGGTTAAAGGAATTAAGATAACCATGGATACCAATATACCTGTTTCTAGAGGTTTAGGTAGTAGCGCTGCCTGTATATTAGGTGGGGTTATGGGAGCCAATGGATTAGCAGGTAATCCCCTTTCTAAAGATGAAATATTGAATATAGCCACGGAAATGGAAGGGCATCCAGATAATATTGCTCCTGCATTATATGGTGGCATGGTTGTATCTGTAATGGAAATGGGCAAGGTTTATTTTGATAAAGTAAATGTTGCTAAAGGAATAAAATTTGTAGCGTTAGTACCGGATTTTTCCATTTCTACTAAAAAGGCCAGAAATGTATTGCCAACTGCAGTACCCTATGATGATGCAGTTTACAATGTTGGTCGGGTATCCATTTTAATATCTGCATTATCTAATGGTAGGTTTGATTTATTAGAATATGCTGTCGAGGATAGGCTTCACCAATCTTATAGAGGGAAATTAATCCCATATTTCAAAGATATAATTCATGTGAGTAAAAGATTAGGTGCTTATGGTACCTATTTAAGTGGTGCAGGGCCTACAATAGTTGGAATCATAGATAATGATAATAGTAACTATACAATGGGGATAAAAGATTATTTTAATTCCATTGGTTTGGATTGGGACATTAAAGAGTTGAAGCTGGATTTAACTGGAGCGGTTATTGAAAGGATTAAGTGA
- a CDS encoding GNAT family N-acetyltransferase, translated as MEFRKAIESDIDNIMNIIKQAQDYFKEQGIDQWQNNYPNPEVVREDIDRGYGYVLLKKGEIVGTVAVSFDGEKTYEKIYDGQWISNFDYAVIHRLAIDSNYKGQGLASIIVKNIEKMCLRENIKSIRIDTHEDNESMQRLIQKNGFKYCGIIHLRDNSKRLAFEKII; from the coding sequence ATGGAGTTTAGAAAAGCAATAGAATCGGATATAGACAATATAATGAATATTATTAAGCAAGCACAGGACTATTTCAAAGAGCAAGGGATTGACCAGTGGCAGAATAATTATCCTAATCCTGAAGTTGTTAGGGAGGATATTGATAGAGGCTATGGATATGTCTTATTGAAAAAAGGTGAAATTGTTGGTACTGTAGCAGTTTCTTTCGATGGGGAAAAGACTTATGAAAAAATTTATGATGGTCAATGGATTAGCAATTTCGATTATGCAGTTATTCATAGGTTAGCCATTGACAGCAATTATAAAGGACAGGGTTTGGCTTCAATAATTGTCAAAAATATAGAGAAGATGTGTCTAAGGGAAAATATTAAGAGTATTAGAATAGACACCCATGAGGACAATGAATCTATGCAAAGACTTATTCAGAAAAATGGTTTTAAATACTGTGGGATTATTCATTTAAGAGATAATAGTAAAAGATTGGCTTTTGAAAAGATTATTTAG
- a CDS encoding DMT family transporter, whose protein sequence is MNAKLKIIISMVAFGTISIFVRSISLSSGEIAFFRAVIAAIVILIYKGLIGSRFSLLDIKKDLPLLFISGAVMGFNWILLFEAYKYTSVSIATLSYYFSPVIVTVLSPALFKEKMTIKQIICFIMSTIGLVMVIGISGTDKSSANIVGIGFGLGAAVFYAIVILLNKFVTKVSGVDKTLIQLFAAIIVLIPYVLITTGVNIENLGIIGITNILILGIVHTGICYCLYFSSIKDLKGQQVSILSYIDPLVAIVISVAVLNEPISFVQLIGGMMILGFTLLNEVEIKFKL, encoded by the coding sequence ATGAATGCAAAACTTAAGATTATTATTTCCATGGTTGCCTTTGGAACTATAAGCATTTTTGTTAGGAGTATTTCTCTTTCATCAGGGGAAATTGCTTTTTTTAGAGCAGTTATTGCTGCAATAGTGATTTTAATATATAAGGGCTTAATAGGAAGTAGGTTTTCCCTATTGGATATAAAAAAGGACCTTCCTTTGCTTTTTATATCAGGTGCAGTAATGGGTTTTAATTGGATTTTGCTTTTCGAAGCTTATAAATATACATCAGTTTCAATAGCTACATTGAGCTATTATTTTTCTCCTGTTATTGTAACGGTATTAAGCCCAGCTTTGTTTAAAGAAAAGATGACAATTAAGCAAATAATATGTTTTATTATGTCAACTATAGGGTTAGTGATGGTAATTGGAATCAGTGGGACGGACAAGTCCTCCGCTAATATAGTGGGAATAGGTTTTGGACTTGGGGCAGCAGTTTTTTATGCGATTGTAATCCTTCTTAATAAGTTTGTTACCAAGGTTTCCGGAGTAGATAAAACGCTAATCCAGTTATTCGCAGCCATAATAGTCCTAATACCCTATGTACTTATAACTACAGGTGTAAATATAGAGAATTTAGGTATTATTGGAATTACTAACATTTTAATCCTTGGCATTGTTCATACAGGGATATGCTATTGTTTATATTTTTCATCTATTAAGGATTTAAAAGGTCAGCAAGTATCAATATTAAGCTATATCGACCCTCTTGTTGCAATAGTTATTTCTGTAGCTGTTTTAAATGAACCAATAAGTTTTGTGCAGTTAATAGGTGGGATGATGATTTTAGGCTTTACACTATTAAATGAAGTTGAAATAAAATTTAAGTTGTGA
- a CDS encoding S-layer homology domain-containing protein → MLLTLTITIISTPVPSFAIGDPKLDKLVGTFRGSYYANQGHTGLTLKVEKTDDGEYIAEFFFYSVPDNPSVPSGRYKCEVTYSPDTGNYYVRGVEWIERPSGYVFVDLEGPLKEGIFEGIVDSHLGSKYTFHLVKQEGENAPSNWAEVTVDDAVLEGYVPLELQNNYKKSITRAEFARLVVAAISLKTDQNIEEVIESKGYSYEENPFDDTSDRYVLAASTLNIVKGYGNRKFGPDDLITREQSAVMLTRLAEVFNVDTSENRSIQFKDRSSFSDWAVSSIDFVTHRTDKKTNTPVMMGSDNLFNPKGNYTKEQAILTIYRLMNSLD, encoded by the coding sequence TTGCTTTTAACTCTTACCATAACTATTATATCCACTCCAGTTCCAAGTTTTGCCATTGGTGACCCAAAGCTTGATAAACTGGTTGGAACCTTTAGGGGTTCTTATTATGCTAATCAAGGGCATACAGGTCTTACTTTAAAGGTTGAAAAGACAGATGATGGAGAGTACATAGCTGAATTCTTCTTTTACTCAGTGCCTGATAATCCATCAGTGCCATCTGGAAGATATAAATGTGAAGTAACATATTCACCTGACACTGGGAATTATTATGTCCGTGGTGTAGAGTGGATTGAAAGACCATCTGGATATGTATTTGTAGATTTAGAAGGCCCCTTAAAAGAAGGGATATTTGAAGGAATAGTAGACAGTCATCTTGGCAGCAAGTATACCTTTCATCTTGTAAAACAGGAAGGAGAAAATGCGCCTTCCAATTGGGCTGAAGTAACAGTAGATGATGCTGTATTAGAAGGATATGTCCCATTAGAATTGCAGAATAATTATAAAAAGAGCATAACTAGGGCTGAATTTGCTAGACTTGTAGTTGCAGCAATTTCATTGAAGACCGATCAAAATATAGAAGAAGTAATAGAGAGCAAAGGATACAGCTACGAAGAAAACCCCTTTGATGACACTAGTGATAGATATGTCTTAGCAGCAAGTACCCTAAACATAGTTAAGGGATATGGCAATAGAAAATTTGGACCAGATGATTTGATAACTCGTGAGCAATCTGCTGTTATGCTAACTAGGCTAGCAGAGGTATTTAATGTAGACACATCTGAAAATCGTTCTATACAATTTAAAGATAGGAGTTCATTTTCAGATTGGGCTGTTTCTTCTATAGATTTTGTCACTCACAGGACAGATAAGAAGACCAATACGCCAGTAATGATGGGATCAGACAATCTATTTAACCCTAAGGGGAATTACACTAAGGAACAGGCAATTTTAACTATCTATAGGCTTATGAACTCTTTAGATTAA
- a CDS encoding DedA family protein — MEDLMLDIINDYGYIGIFLLITIENLFPPIPSEVILTFGGFLTTFSQMGFWEVAISATLGSVLGAIILYSIGRLLTIERIYNLIDSNIGKRLHLKKEDVGKAGKWFNEYENKAVFICRFVPIVRSLISIPAGISKMKMGLFVSLTAIGSFIWNAVLIYLGRVTGKAWHNIVDYMDFYTKIVVIIFIIISIVLGTIFVKRRFIKNKY, encoded by the coding sequence ATGGAAGATTTAATGTTAGATATTATAAACGACTATGGATATATTGGCATCTTTCTACTAATAACCATTGAGAATTTGTTCCCACCAATACCATCCGAAGTGATTTTAACCTTTGGAGGCTTCTTAACCACATTTAGCCAAATGGGCTTTTGGGAGGTTGCAATATCTGCAACATTGGGATCGGTATTAGGAGCAATTATATTGTATAGTATTGGTAGACTGTTAACCATTGAACGCATATATAACCTTATTGATAGCAATATTGGAAAAAGGCTCCATTTAAAAAAAGAGGACGTTGGCAAAGCAGGCAAATGGTTTAATGAGTATGAAAATAAGGCAGTATTTATATGTAGATTTGTGCCAATTGTACGCAGTTTGATATCCATACCAGCAGGAATTTCAAAAATGAAAATGGGTCTTTTTGTTTCTTTGACGGCAATTGGCTCCTTTATATGGAATGCAGTGCTCATATATCTGGGAAGAGTAACAGGAAAAGCATGGCATAATATAGTTGATTATATGGATTTTTATACAAAGATTGTAGTTATTATTTTTATAATAATTTCTATAGTATTAGGAACAATTTTTGTGAAAAGGAGATTTATTAAGAACAAATATTAA
- a CDS encoding DUF5714 domain-containing protein: MEKSPKTKHTRDCMICGKELIYFEDYREAECIYCHKKFKSNVNCLDGHYVCDTCHSMDGVELIESYCRGTDKTNPLEIAIELMKSPSINMHGPEHHFLVPAVLIASYYNILDKKDVKTKKLAVAKNRAKDIKGGFCGFYGNCGAAVGAGMYISIISGASPLTKDSWGLANLMTGTALITMAKIGGPRCCKRNSFIAIEEATKFTDEFLNVKLYDYRALSPICSFRLRNRECLKDECPYYRR, from the coding sequence ATGGAAAAAAGTCCCAAGACAAAGCATACTAGAGACTGTATGATATGTGGTAAAGAGTTGATTTATTTTGAAGATTATAGGGAAGCAGAATGTATATATTGCCATAAGAAATTTAAGTCCAATGTAAACTGTTTAGATGGTCATTATGTTTGTGATACATGTCATTCTATGGATGGAGTTGAATTGATAGAAAGTTATTGTAGAGGGACTGATAAAACTAATCCCTTGGAGATAGCAATTGAATTAATGAAAAGCCCATCGATTAATATGCATGGACCGGAACACCATTTTCTAGTACCTGCTGTTCTTATAGCGTCCTATTATAACATATTAGATAAAAAAGATGTTAAAACAAAAAAACTTGCAGTAGCAAAGAATAGGGCTAAGGATATTAAAGGTGGTTTTTGTGGCTTTTATGGTAATTGTGGGGCAGCAGTAGGTGCTGGTATGTATATAAGTATTATTTCTGGGGCAAGTCCATTAACTAAGGATAGCTGGGGACTAGCCAATCTAATGACAGGTACTGCTTTAATAACAATGGCCAAAATAGGTGGCCCTAGGTGCTGTAAAAGGAATTCATTTATTGCTATCGAAGAAGCAACAAAATTTACGGATGAATTTTTAAATGTAAAACTCTATGATTATAGAGCCCTAAGTCCTATTTGCAGTTTCAGATTGAGAAATAGAGAATGTCTTAAAGATGAATGTCCTTATTATAG